One Deinococcus roseus DNA window includes the following coding sequences:
- the trmFO gene encoding methylenetetrahydrofolate--tRNA-(uracil(54)-C(5))-methyltransferase (FADH(2)-oxidizing) TrmFO — protein sequence MKSISIIGAGLSGSEAALAAARLGVQVHLYEMRPVKMTPAHHTGNFAELVCSNSLGGEGNTNAKGLLQAEIAHAGSLIMEAAKLSRVPAGGALAVAREGFSEYITEQVKNHPLIQVHSEEVTRVPDGIVVLASGPLTSDALAEDLKRYTDGEHLSFYDAAAPVISFDSINLDIAYRKGRYDQEADYINCPMDREQYDHWYNTIQEARQHTPHDWEKLEFFEGCMPIEEIARRGKDTPRFGPMKPRGLHNPRTDREPYAVVQLRQEDHDGRMWSLVGFQTGLKWGDQKLMVQSIPGLEEADIVRYGVMHRNTYLCAPRVLHNTLQLRADPEKLVAGVLAGTEGYLESAATGWLAGTNAARLALGLEPICPPEESMLGGLVRYLASANPKGFQPMNTNWALVPEFTIEGRKKLGKREKRPLMFDRGLNAFKAWHSQL from the coding sequence GTGAAAAGCATCAGCATCATCGGCGCAGGACTCAGTGGATCAGAAGCCGCACTGGCCGCGGCCAGACTCGGGGTGCAGGTCCACCTGTACGAAATGCGTCCTGTCAAAATGACCCCTGCCCACCACACGGGCAACTTTGCAGAACTGGTCTGCTCCAACAGCCTGGGTGGAGAGGGCAACACCAATGCCAAGGGCCTCCTGCAGGCAGAAATTGCCCATGCAGGCAGCCTGATCATGGAAGCCGCAAAGCTTTCCAGGGTTCCTGCCGGGGGTGCGCTGGCTGTGGCCCGTGAGGGTTTCAGCGAATACATCACCGAACAGGTGAAAAACCACCCTCTGATACAGGTGCACAGCGAAGAAGTCACCCGGGTTCCCGACGGCATCGTGGTGCTGGCCAGTGGCCCTCTGACTTCAGACGCTCTGGCAGAAGACCTCAAAAGGTACACCGACGGAGAGCACCTGTCTTTTTATGATGCTGCCGCTCCAGTCATCTCTTTTGACAGCATCAACCTGGACATTGCCTACCGCAAAGGGCGCTACGACCAGGAAGCGGATTACATCAACTGCCCCATGGACCGGGAACAGTACGACCACTGGTACAACACCATCCAGGAAGCGCGCCAGCACACCCCCCACGACTGGGAAAAACTGGAGTTCTTTGAAGGCTGCATGCCCATCGAGGAAATTGCAAGGCGCGGCAAGGACACCCCCCGGTTTGGTCCCATGAAACCCAGAGGGCTGCACAACCCCCGCACAGACCGTGAGCCTTACGCCGTGGTGCAACTGCGGCAGGAAGACCACGATGGCCGCATGTGGAGCCTGGTGGGATTTCAGACCGGTCTGAAATGGGGCGACCAGAAACTGATGGTCCAGAGCATCCCTGGTCTGGAAGAAGCAGACATCGTGCGTTACGGGGTGATGCACCGCAACACCTACCTGTGTGCCCCCAGAGTCCTGCACAACACCCTGCAACTGCGTGCCGATCCAGAGAAACTGGTGGCAGGGGTGCTGGCTGGCACCGAAGGTTATCTGGAAAGTGCCGCCACCGGATGGCTCGCTGGAACCAATGCAGCACGGCTGGCCCTGGGTCTGGAACCCATCTGCCCTCCCGAAGAAAGCATGCTCGGCGGTCTGGTGCGTTACCTCGCCAGTGCCAATCCCAAAGGTTTCCAGCCCATGAACACCAACTGGGCCCTGGTGCCAGAGTTCACCATTGAAGGCCGCAAGAAGCTGGGCAAACGGGAAAAGCGTCCCCTGATGTTTGACCGTGGCCTGAACGCCTTCAAAGCCTGGCACAGCCAGCTCTGA
- a CDS encoding S8 family peptidase produces MRKLQIGVVVLTALLAACSSSVTPSVDTAQSMTLDSKAEFVPGEVIVKFKENVSTQGISKLGVNASVDRTLSGGEVVLKLDGVSKQGLDLQVTTSESASGKATLAAIEKLRAHSNVEYAEPNFIMHANAVPNDTYYAQHQWDMRQMNLPNAWNVTTGVGSPVVAVIDTGKTNHPDLAGRWVTGYDFISSATAAKDGNGRDSDPTDVGDGGVCNGSNYPNSWHGTHVAGTIGAATNNNLGVAGVNWNARISALRVLGKCGGTTTDIADSIRWAAGISVAGVPTNPNPAKVISMSLGAYTGTSCPSTYQSAINDAVARGVTVVIAAGNDNKTASGATPANCANVIAVAATRKDGGRAWYSNYGTTVDIAAPGGETDDASGQIDRDGDGYVDGILSTLLNSTGSSYNYTFYQGTSMATPHVSGLVSLMYAVKPTITPAQVETILKNTAKPITHSTCNVGCGKGLVDAYAAVNSAKSLP; encoded by the coding sequence ATGCGCAAACTGCAAATCGGAGTTGTTGTTCTCACTGCCCTGCTCGCCGCCTGCTCCAGTTCTGTCACCCCCAGTGTGGACACCGCTCAGTCCATGACGCTGGACAGCAAAGCTGAATTCGTGCCTGGCGAAGTGATCGTCAAATTCAAAGAAAATGTCAGCACCCAGGGCATCAGCAAACTGGGCGTGAATGCCAGTGTGGACCGCACCCTCAGCGGAGGAGAAGTGGTGTTGAAACTGGATGGCGTCTCCAAGCAGGGTCTGGACCTGCAAGTGACCACCTCTGAGAGTGCATCAGGCAAAGCCACCCTGGCTGCCATTGAGAAACTGCGTGCCCATAGCAACGTGGAATATGCCGAACCCAACTTTATCATGCATGCCAACGCTGTCCCCAACGACACCTACTATGCCCAGCACCAGTGGGACATGCGCCAGATGAACCTTCCCAACGCCTGGAATGTGACCACCGGGGTGGGCAGCCCTGTGGTGGCCGTGATTGACACCGGCAAGACCAACCATCCTGACCTTGCAGGCAGATGGGTGACGGGATATGACTTCATTTCCAGCGCTACAGCTGCAAAAGATGGCAACGGTCGCGACAGCGATCCCACCGATGTGGGGGATGGCGGGGTCTGCAACGGCTCCAACTACCCCAACTCCTGGCACGGCACCCACGTGGCAGGCACCATTGGAGCAGCCACCAACAACAACCTGGGTGTGGCTGGCGTGAACTGGAACGCCAGAATCAGCGCCCTGCGTGTGCTGGGCAAATGCGGCGGCACCACCACCGACATTGCTGATTCCATCCGCTGGGCTGCAGGAATCTCTGTGGCTGGCGTGCCCACCAACCCCAACCCTGCCAAAGTGATCAGCATGAGCCTGGGGGCTTACACCGGGACCTCCTGCCCCTCCACCTACCAGAGCGCCATCAATGATGCTGTGGCCCGTGGTGTGACTGTGGTGATCGCTGCCGGAAACGACAACAAAACCGCTTCTGGAGCCACCCCTGCCAACTGTGCCAACGTGATTGCTGTGGCCGCCACCCGCAAAGATGGAGGTCGCGCCTGGTACTCCAACTACGGCACCACCGTGGACATCGCTGCTCCTGGTGGCGAAACCGACGATGCCAGCGGCCAGATTGACCGTGATGGCGACGGTTATGTGGACGGCATCCTCTCCACGCTGCTGAACAGCACCGGAAGCAGCTACAACTACACCTTCTACCAGGGCACCAGCATGGCCACCCCCCACGTGTCGGGTCTGGTCAGCCTGATGTACGCTGTGAAACCCACCATCACCCCTGCACAGGTGGAAACCATCCTCAAGAACACTGCAAAACCCATCACCCACAGCACCTGCAATGTGGGATGCGGCAAGGGTCTGGTGGATGCCTACGCAGCCGTCAACTCTGCCAAGAGCCTTCCTTAA